One segment of Anopheles stephensi strain Indian chromosome 3, UCI_ANSTEP_V1.0, whole genome shotgun sequence DNA contains the following:
- the LOC118511002 gene encoding uncharacterized protein LOC118511002 isoform X1: MPPVDKTKRIQQNQQKPLQYTSAHWGRSQCVERERALDPAEVQISNRSNSKKSESANFSLERAERRNYELLKSLEISKARLRSRATFSPLEAILQKAIGSYLKETSLVPCSTKKLYGPTYV; the protein is encoded by the exons ATGCCACCAGTCGACAAAACCAAAAGAATCCAACAAAACCAACAGAAACCGCTCCAATACACCTCCGCACACTGGGGCCGCAGCCAATG TGTGGAAAGAGAACGTGCGCTTGATCCTGCTGAAGTGCAAATCAGCAATAGGAGCAACTCTAAGAAATCAGAATCTGCAAATTTCTCCTTGGAAAGAGCTGAACGACGAAACTATGAGTTGCTGAAATCGTTGGAAATTTCCAAAGCCAGGCTGCGATCCCGTGCAACATTCAGTCCGCTGGAAGCCATTCTTCAAAAGGCCATTGGAAGCTATCTGAAGGAAACATCCCTGGTTCCATGCAGCACTAAGAAACTTTACGGTCCCACCTATGTTTAA
- the LOC118510999 gene encoding exosome complex component RRP40 — translation MALENNSRTVLAGDIIDEPTEMMKESKKVILGPGLRIEKDTVRASKCGQLKMKAPNTFWIDAYQKRYVPNRGELVIGVVMAKAGDIFRLDIGSCENASLSYMAFEGATKKNRPDVNVGDIVYARLLIAHPDVEPELVCVDSHGKKGKLGVLHEGFMLCCSLNLVRKILNPKCTFLAQLAKELPFEMAAGMNGRIWIRGRTIKETIGVGNAILALEYLPSDRVRELCDDIGAYVSGFIK, via the coding sequence atggcGCTGGAAAACAACAGTAGGACAGTGCTAGCTGGCGACATCATTGACGAACCAACGGAAATGatgaaggaaagcaaaaaagtaATCCTTGGCCCAGGCCTGCGAATAGAGAAGGACACCGTGCGGGCCAGCAAGTGCGGACAGCTGAAGATGAAAGCTCCCAACACCTTCTGGATAGACGCTTACCAAAAACGTTATGTACCGAATCGAGGCGAGCTAGTAATTGGTGTTGTGATGGCAAAGGCGGGAGACATATTTCGCTTAGATATTGGCAGTTGCGAGAATGCTTCGTTGTCGTACATGGCCTTCGAAGGTGCAACGAAGAAAAATCGACCGGACGTGAACGTTGGTGATATTGTGTATGCCCGCCTGCTGATCGCACATCCCGACGTGGAACCGGAGCTGGTGTGCGTGGATTCCCATGGCAAGAAAGGCAAATTGGGCGTTCTGCACGAAGGGTTTATGCTGTGTTGCAGCTTGAACCTAGTGCGGAAGATATTGAATCCGAAATGCACGTTTCTGGCTCAGCTCGCCAAGGAACTGCCGTTTGAGATGGCAGCCGGAATGAATGGACGCATCTGGATTCGGGGCAGAACGATTAAAGAGACGATCGGTGTAGGAAACGCTATTTTGGCTTTAGAATACCTGCCGAGTGATCGTGTACGAGAGCTTTGCGATGACATAGGCGCGTACGTGTCTGggtttataaaataa
- the LOC118510996 gene encoding probable serine hydrolase has product MSEPTTSNGTNGPTVRNVEEIEIPVPWGVVAGKWWGSRVKQPVLALHGWQDNAGTFDRLCPLLPPEIPILAIDLPGHGKSTHYPKGMHYFIFWDGITLIRRIVKYFGWTKLTLLGHSLGGALSFMYAASFPDEVERFISIDIAGPTVRDHHKTAASTGDCIDKFLHYETLPESKMPCYGYEEMIDLVLAAYDGSVDYDSVEVLMRRGMALAPAHFNKEGYHFARDLRLKVALLGMFSMEQVLAYAERIKCKVLNIRADPGMKFDNPEVYKNVMDVLKRTASKVVYHEIPGSHHLHLVTPDRVSKQISEFLLE; this is encoded by the exons ATGAGTGAGCCAACAACGTCGAATG GTACCAATGGTCCGACGGTGCGCAATGTAGAGGAAATCGAAATTCCCGTTCCATGGGGTGTTGTTGCAG GTAAATGGTGGGGTTCCCGAGTAAAACAACCAGTACTAGCACTGCACGGTTGGCAGGATAATGCTGGCACGTTTGATCGGCTTTGTCCTCTGCTGCCGCCAGAGATACCGATATTGGCCATAGATCTACCAGGGCACGGCAAATCTACCCATTACCCTAAAGGGATGCACTATTTCATCTTCTGGGATGGCATCACACTCATCCGACGCATAGTCAAATACTTTGGATGGACAAAACTGACTCTACTGGGCCATTCGTTAGGCGGTGCGCTGAGCTTCATGTACGCTGCTAGTTTCCCGGACGAAGTGGAACGATTCATAAGTATCGATATTGCCGGGCCAACGGTGCGAGATCATCATAAAACGGCTGCTAGCACAGGCGACTGTATTGACAAGTTCCTACATTACGAGACGTTACCGGAATCGAAAATGCCCTGCTACGGGTACGAAGAAATGATCGATCTAGTGCTAGCCGCTTACGATGGTTCCGTAGACTATGATTCTGTCGAAGTGCTGATGCGGCGAGGTATGGCCTTGGCGCCGGCACATTTTAATAAGGAAGGGTACCACTTTGCTCGGGACCTTAGACTGAAGGTGGCCTTGTTGGGTATGTTTTCTATGGAGCAGGTTCTAGCATACGCAGAGCGTATCAAATGTAAGGTATTAAATATACGGGCCGATCCCGGTATGAAGTTTGATAATCCTGAAGTGTACAAGAACGTGATGGATGTGTTGAAGCGAACGGCGTCCAAAGTAGTTTATCACGAGATTCCCGGGTCGCATCATTTACACCTAGTAACGCCGGACCGGGTTTCGAAGCAAATTAGCGAATTTCTGTTGGAATAA
- the LOC118511002 gene encoding uncharacterized protein LOC118511002 isoform X2, protein MVQDLDFISDINDKYAGLELELEEMLEAVVERERALDPAEVQISNRSNSKKSESANFSLERAERRNYELLKSLEISKARLRSRATFSPLEAILQKAIGSYLKETSLVPCSTKKLYGPTYV, encoded by the exons ATGGTGCAAGATTTAGATTTTATTAGCGATATTAATGATAAATATGCCGGGTTGGAGCTAGAACTGGAAGAGATGCTTGAAGCAGT TGTGGAAAGAGAACGTGCGCTTGATCCTGCTGAAGTGCAAATCAGCAATAGGAGCAACTCTAAGAAATCAGAATCTGCAAATTTCTCCTTGGAAAGAGCTGAACGACGAAACTATGAGTTGCTGAAATCGTTGGAAATTTCCAAAGCCAGGCTGCGATCCCGTGCAACATTCAGTCCGCTGGAAGCCATTCTTCAAAAGGCCATTGGAAGCTATCTGAAGGAAACATCCCTGGTTCCATGCAGCACTAAGAAACTTTACGGTCCCACCTATGTTTAA
- the LOC118511000 gene encoding zinc finger matrin-type protein 5 translates to MGRKYYCDYCDKRIQNDYNIIKQHNVGLPHLRAKAEYFQQFKDLEQILAEVKHKAPCRSLKDGSDCTFGVLCRYRHYTQEQIWEMQKFVKSKQDIHQKRSERLRKSMRNVKVRSELFIQKRFDRPAVETLPPSLQRLEDLMLPSSK, encoded by the exons ATGGGTAGAAAGTACTATTGTGATTATTGTGACAAGCGAATACAAAACGATTACAACATTATAAAACAGCATAATGTAGGTCTCCCGCATCTTCGAGCCAAAGCAGAATACTTTCAGCAATTTAAAG ATCTCGAGCAAATTCTTGCGGAAGTCAAGCATAAAGCACCCTGCCGATCGTTAAAGGACGGGAGTGATTGCACGTTTGGCGTGCTTTGCCGATATCGCCATTACACGCAGGAACAAATTTGGGAAATGCAAAAGTTTG TTAAAAGTAAACAGGACATTCATCAGAAACGGTCAGAACGGCTACGAAAGTCCATGCGCAATGTAAAGGTGCGTTCGGAATTGTTCATTCAAAAACGTTTCGATCGACCTGCAGTGGAAACATTACCACCGTCTCTGCAGAGGTTGGAAGACTTGATGCTGccttcaagcaaataa